From the Mus musculus strain C57BL/6J chromosome 10, GRCm38.p6 C57BL/6J genome, the window AGGTTTCCCAGAGTGCCCTGGGCAGTTTCTGTCCTCACAATAGACGCTGTGTTGAAACAGGTTTGCTGTGCCCAGCCTCCACCCATAGGCTGTGCGACTTAGGGGCTTTCCTGTACGACTAAGTCTGACAGGACAGCTTGCACCACACTTTAAATCCGAATTACTACCTTGGATCCCAAACACAATTTGAGTGGTGAAATGGGCTACCTCAAATCCTTCCCCTGaaaaatatgagagagagagatatttaatatttaatatatttggaagtatcttagttagggtttgttAGGGTTtatagttttactgctgtgaacagacactatgaccaaggcaactcttttttttttcttttcttttttcgtttttcaagacagggtttctctgtgcagccctggctgtcctggaactcactttgtagaccaggctggcctcaaactcagaaatccgaaccaaggcaactcttataaaggacatttagttggggctggcttataggttcagaggttcagtccagtatcatcaaggtgggagcatggcagcacccaggtaggcatggtgcagaaggagctaaAAGGTCAACATCTTCATcttaaggctgctagcagaatactgacttccagggagctaggatgagagtggcacacctactccaacaaggccacaccttctaatagtgccactccctgggccgagcatatacaaaccataacaggaATTAAATGTTGAGTGACCATGGCCTGGGAACACAGATTCAGGATACTTTTTGAAAtccatgttccaacatgtaagCAGTTTCATGAGGGTTTATAGTCTTATAAAACAAAGATAGTCATAATCAAAGCAAGTTTAAAACACATTGATGAGTATGTCAGAGAGGCGGGTACAGCAAGGTGGGGGAAGCTTTTGGCTTCAGCTGTTATCTGATGACAGTCTTAGCTTTGTGTGTTGGTGGAAGTTAATGGTCTGCTAAGCTAATAGATtctaaaagactttttaaaaaaattccaatgcAGAGGTGGTCAAGGAATAGTTATTTGGGAGCTGAAGTTAACCTAAGATAAGGTAACTGGGCTCTGGAGCTGAAACATTCCAACCTCCCCACATCActgaaagatttttttgttttgttttgttttgtttttcgagacagggtttctctgtgcaggcctggctgtcctggaactcactctgtagaccaggctggcctcgaactccaatCACTGAAGTTTTAATCAGTCTTTGCAGACATAACTTCTTTTAGGGGGTTCTCCTGCACAATATTTAACTTTTAGGAGTTTCCAACAGCTTCATTGTGGTATTACTGTCACATCCAATAAGACACACATAGTAGGGCAGAAGAGGTGATTCAGAGGTTTAAGAGTGAgtacttgctcttgcagagaggtaCTGAGTTCCAGCATTCATGTTGCATGGCCTGTAGTAACTCTAGCCTCTTCAGGTACTAGCACAGACGAGTGCAggagcactctctctctctctcattcacacTTTAAAAAtgtcccattaattaatttatttattcactttacatcccagttaCAGCCCTCCTTCCACCACTCCCCCCTCCCacagcctctcctcccttccccctccccttctcctctgacacATCAAgccactgcaggactaggcacatcctctcccactgagaccggACAAGGtgacccagttaggggaacagaatTCACAGgaaggcaacagattcagggacagccacttccccagttgttgggagacctgcatgaaggccaagctgcattttgctgggggctggggggggggtgttagggAAACTGAgtccctttggttggtggtccaatcttttggagcccccaagggtccaggttagttgactatgttggtcttcctgttgggagacacacaggtgcacagacacacacacatacacttaaaaaaaaactttaaagttttataactatatatttaaagaaaaatgtgacattttcttctttctctattcttttcctttctttgcgACAAGTTCTCACTGTTTAGTtctggatggcctggaattcactttatagaccaggctgggcttgaacttacagagatccacctatcccTGCCTCTTGAGGGTGTTGGGACTGAGGGAGTGTGCTGCCATTCTGGGCTTTATTTCTCTAAAGTTGAGGCATTTCTTCCAGGAGTGACATAGAATAGTGTTGAGGGAAGTGTGGCACCTTGACTAGAATGTCTGATATCCAGTCACTAGCTCGTCTTCTGGATTGTCAGTCTTTAGTAGATAGCTATCACACAATGTCCTCATGGCAGCCTGCTCTGTACCAGGCAAGCAAGCACTCACTCACCTAGCCTGCCTTTGAGGATCTCCATCCAGGTGTTGGTGGTGGACTCAGGAGCTTCTGGTGACCTGTCCTTCAGGTCCTAGCACTGGGCACTGGATATTTTCCATTAACTTCCCACCAAGTCAGTGATCTCGCTTTTAAACAAGCTAATGACCTCCTCTAGCTTTTGTGAGCATGTCCTACAGCTGTGACATCCTTGCTGCATGTCACAATCTTCTCAGTGTTGGCTAGTTCAGTCTTCACTTAGATTGCATTTATTATCAATTCATTAATTGATTATCATGTCTacgtgtgttttgcctgcatgtataagCAATcattgcatgcctggtgcctgcaaaggccaaaagaaggcccaggattcCTAGGAATTggattagagatggttgtgagctgccatgaggatgctgagaatcaaacctgcaACCTCTAgaagagcggccagtgctctCAACGATGGAGCCATTTCTCCGgctgcttctttcttcctttctttctttctttcctttctttctttcttccttccttccttccttccttccttccttccttccttccttcctttctttctctctctatctctccctctctctctctctctctttctttctttcttagatttttttcatttaaaaaaaattttttttttcgagacagggtttctctgtgtagccctggctgtcctggaactaactctgtagatcaggctggcctcgaactcagaaatccacctgcctctgcctcccgagtgctggaattaaaggcgtgtgccatcactgcccagctctatttctttctaacacttttatttatgtgtatcttTATGTGAGCACACGCATGTGCATGAGGGTgccagagctggaattataggtggttgtgagccacccagtatgAGTCCTGGACATcaaactctggttctctgcaagTACAGCCAGTACTCATAACCATGAGTCATCGCTCATGTCCTGTGCATTTAAACTCAGCAGGTGCCACTCCCCAACCTTACACTTGTCCTGTTCCTGGTTGTTCTCTATAGCCTCCTGCATGCATTTATTGAAGGTGATTGTCCCTGCTGTTTCCACTTTACCTGTTGCTTCAGGCTATATTTTAAAAGGTTGGAGCAGATGATGACAAATCCATTCCTATAGGCCTTGAGGAGCACCTCAGGGTTGGGCAGGGAGGACAACCTGGTTCCATGTTCTTGGTCTATATGCTGTCAAACAGGAAGGAGCCATGACGGTGTTCCACGAAGGCTATGAGACACTGccttactatgtagctttgggTGGCCTGGAGTTTACTATATAGGCCAGGTTGTTCTcagactcccagagatctgcctgtctctgtctccagagagctgggattacaggtgtgtaccacacaCCCAATAGCTGTGAACACAACATCTAAGAGCACTTTCAGTAGGCCCCATCCAAAAGAGCTTTTAGAATGTCATTACAGATGCCATAGGTAAGGTTAGAACATTCAGTCAGTGGCTGATAAGAACAGGGGGGAGAAACTGGATGGCCAACTCAGTGCAAAACAGCCCTAAAGAAAAGGTACTGGTTTCTTTCTTGGTTAAAAGCCAAAGTGTCCTTGAGAAATTCCATAGTCCCATTCTTGCCAACAGTGGGAGACACCACAAAGGGGTGTGGCTTTccctctgtctttttcccttttttagaAACCATATTGAGAATATGACCAAAAACCCACAAGGGCCTGGATACCTGGAGTGAAAACTTAGACTGACCAGCTCACTGCATCCACATTCTTTGTCCTGGACAGCCTTGTTAAGTCCAAGGCAGTAAGACTACTTGATACTCCAATCCCATGTGCCTCCAGACAAGAGCTttgtcctcccccctccccccataatAAATAAAGTTTTCTGCATCTCATCTTCTGTGATCCGGGAACCTCATGAGACAAAACCCCAGAAACCTGCTGGTTGGGATGGCTTTGGTGCCCATTGCGTTTATGGGACCCCAGTCTCTCAAGCTAAGTACCACAGAGATGAGAAAGGGTTTCAACactcttgtcttagtcagggtttctatttatgcacaaaacatcatagccgagaagcaagttggggaggaaagggtttattcagcttacacttccacattgctgttcatcaccaaaggaagtcaggactgagaCTCACaaagggcaggaacttggaggcagggactgatgcagaggccatggaggggtactgtttactggattgcttcccctggctttctctgattgctttttttctttttcctggagacagggtttccctggctgtcctggaactcattatgtagaccaggctagcctcgaactcagaaattcacttgcctctgcatcccgagtgctgggattaaaggcgtgcgccaccacgcccagcttcaagacagggattttctgtgtaacagagccctggctgtcctggactcactttgcacatcaggctgaccttgaactcacagaaatctgttgGCTTAgacttttcaaaacctacttttaataagggttcttaagggccgggcgtggtggcgcatgcctttaatccctaaggcagaggcaggcagatttctgagttcaaggccagcctggtctacagagtgagttccaggaaagccagggctatacagagaaaccctgtctcgggggaaaaaaaaaaggggggggggttcttAAATGGTTTgatctcccttctagcccaccacccacaagaagtagtggaaaagaaaggttattaggatacggGGGAAATTGACCTTCTAAGAAATAGTTCTTTGAAGCGAATCCAACCTGCATTGTCAGTCCGGATATCAGCAGTGGCAGTTCCATCCACTCgcaaacaccattcacaaatcaACAATGGCGGGTTGATCTAGAAGAAGCATCGAGTCTCTGCTGTAtgctgtttagaagtagttctttgaggTGATTTCAATCTCCAATTGTcaagataccagcagtccagttcagtagtgacAGGACAGCAAACAGGAATCGGCAGCGGTGGCACGACCCAGtggaaacagccaggcctctgccaAATTGGCACCAGTCGGCAGAAGTGTCCAGGACCAGTCGGGATGCCAGAAGAAGTTCTCTGCCTTGCCTCTCACAACAAAGTAATCAGCGAAAACAAAGACTGGAGACCAACAAACTGTTACCAACTAGCTATGCAAGCCTGCTGTCACTGTTagttgggtcctatttatactacagtgtactcatataaatttttttttttttttttggttttttgagacagggtttctctgtatagccctggctgtcctggaactcactttgtagaccaggctggccttgaactcaggaatctgcctgtctctgcctcctgagtgctgggattaaaggcgtgcgccactacacccggcaataaatctttttttaaaaaaatggctatgccttaaaaaaaaaaaaaaaagaaatcttaaagtgagtgaggaggggccaagcagctcctcttATATTGGCTGtgatcttgctgttgctaggtaactgtgggggagtctagccagaatgccagaagcttgggacattgcctctcttgtgggggctgtgggggaggtaactttgacaggagccagggtccaggagacgTGATCGAacgccttccatcccatgtaggtggaaattaacATCCACGGGTCGCCCCAcaggggttcaagacctcagctcaactggaaaccgggctgtctgtgcatagcccattgccccacacccAGTGGGTACCAACCCCAGCTTGTTacatcaagttgcagcaggactaacaacatcctctttcactgaggcTATACAAGGCAGCCCCTAAAGGTAGGCAACggagtcagagatagcccctgctctaattgttaggagacccacatgaagactaagctgtatATCTggtacatgggggtggggggactaccagcccaggcatgctctttggttgggggttcagtctctgtgagcccccatggacccaggtcagttgactctgtaggttttcttgttgctgtccttgacccctccagctccccCAAGCTTTCCCTTGACTCTTCCAAGCGCCacctattgtttggctgtgggtctctgaatctgtttccatctgctgctgggtagagcccctcagaagactgttatgctagactcctatctgcaagcacagcatagtgccaggggttggctctctctccCATgggttgggccagtcactggttggccgTTCCCtcggtctctgcttcattttaatCCCTATACTTCTTGTACACAGGTTCTTTTATGCCAATATTAATTACTAATACTAATTCTCACATCATACCACACAGTAAATATGTCTGCAAATGTATGACTCACAGACTGAGTACAAGTTAATGAGCCTGCAGGAGAGCCATGGGTCTACCATCTTGACCTGGCCTATTAGTTCCAAATTCTCCAGTTTGCAATAGGAGCACAGAACCTGACATTGTGTTTAGCTTTTATGTATATAGCAATAATTAAAGATAGTATCAACTTGTGGGagggcccggggggggggggtaatgcaattttatttcaattaaaaacatacaGGAAAGATTCAACATTCTGTATGAATGttgtctacatatatgtatgtgtgccacatgcatgcagtccAAATAAGAGGGTGGTGGATTCCTTGTAACTGAGTTTCCAGACAGCTATGATGTTATACAGGTGCTGGGCCTGAACCTGGGtactttgcaagagcagccagtgctctaaactgggaagccatttctctagcccttgttttgttgtggtggtggttttaaGCCATTATGAATGGAAATTTTGTAGCAGCTGGACAAGGTGGCACATATATTTGATACCAGCACAAATTAAGAGGCCAACACATAGGAAAGTCTatagagaagaaacaaaaggaagcttggttgacctggaacttgctctgtagaccaggctggccttgaactttaatctgtctgtttctgtctcctgaacACTAGAATTAAAGACGAGGGTCACCTTATATAGTCCTggagctatgtagaccaggctggtcaaaACCTCAGACCCTGCTGTTGCCTTAAAGCTTAAAGTTTTTGGCAGGTCTCTCATCTTGGTGCCAGAACTGAGCAGAACAGGCACCCCTGTATTGTTCCTTTTAGAGGACATGCTGGCTTTCCCTTTAGTATGTTGCTATAGGTTCATTGCAGTCGTTGTTACCATGGTTACACTTCTCAAAGCCTTTTCTGCACTACAGAGACTAGACCTGAGATGAGTCCAGACTGGTCTTTTTGATCTCCTGGAGCTTGAGGTTAAAGATAGTTACAAGCtgctgtaggtgctgggaatcaaacctggtaCCTGTGGAAGAACACCAGTGCTTGTGTGGGCCAAAGGGCTCCATCATGCccggcggtggtggtgcacacctttaatcccagcacttgggaggcagaggcagacagatttctgagttcaaggccagcctggtctacaaagtgagttccaggacagccagggctacacagagaaaccctgtctcgaggaaaaaaaaaaaaaaaagaggctccaTCACATGGTGGTTTCTCAGTATGTTCATAGCACACTTGTTGCTACTTTGTTCACGATGCAGTCTTCTCTCTTTCAAGTCTCAATTTTCACTATTTCCTGTCTATCTGTTTTTATTGGCACATCCTCATTTCAGTGATCTTGTCCACTTCTATACCATCTTGTGCCAATGGGCTGTCTAGTTTTATACACTGAGCACTTTTATTCTTCATGCATCTGGGCTTGGCCCTATGATCAGCATTACTGCATACCTACACACTGTGTCTAAGGGGGCATACATTTTGGGGTTGGACCTCTCACTTAAGGTTGTCATTCCTTGGCAGCCAGGGTCTTTACTAGCAAAGCCACTTCACCATTCCATTGGTCACTTAGAAATGGTGTGTACAGGTTAATCAAAGTTCTGCTGTCATCAGAACCAGACAGCTGTACATTTGGGGGAATTTTAATTTGTCAAAGTTAACAGCAATTGCTCAGCCTTCTGACTGCTAATCACACCGGGACCAGCAGACACTTTTTGACTGAccaaaggaaatagaagaaaaacagaagtcaGGAAGTACAGAACTCAACTGAAGCACAAGCAATTCATGGGGACAGTCCCTGAAGAAAGGGACAGGATGCAGAGCCAGCAGCACCTCTTCCATTACAGCAAGAcagtggggaggcagaaacaaaatCAGTAGCACATATTTTTACCAGAGAGTAAAATTAGAATGTCTATTCTTAAGTAGTAgtacatacatccacacacacacagctatagGGCTCAAGAGAGCCTCTTGCCTCAGGCTACTTCAAGCCTAGAGTAATACTAAGCTCCCACCCCGTTCCTTAAACAGAAATCCAGCCAATCCAATCTTCTAACATAAGCCCATCAGAACATAGCATTTATCTAATAGCTTTCAGCTTACTAGACACCTAGTCAATTTAAAACGTGACCAAGAGCGAGCAGAGTGCTTGCCAAGCAAATGTCAATAAACATTGTCTACGAAGCCCTACTGATGGCTCAAAGTTGTCACTTCTACcttcaaatgttttaaattctCTGGGTTTTAGTTAAGTAGACACCAAACAGAAAACTTTCTCAATGTTACTAGACAATTAAGCAAACTTTTATTGAAGCTTACATTGTGGTACAGAAATACATTTCAGCTGATTAAAAGTCCAACACCAACAAAGAGAAATTATGGCACCAAAACTTCCCCACCTGTAATTAGACTAGATCACTAGTTTACCTACAGTTGTTCTAGGCTTTGTTCCACACAAACCTATGCAATTCTCAACATTAGGATTCTTAATTTAAGACGGGGAAATCAGACCTCAAGCCAAAATCTACTGGGTTACAAAATCCAGCTTAAATAAGCACTGGCCCTCCAAATAGCAATTCAAAATAGGTGCTGTGCTCATTACAGAATCAGACAGATAAAGCTGACCGAAAGCTTCCCCAAAGAAGCCTTCAATCAACACCGTGTAGAAAGAGTCCAGACAGTGTTCCAACCACTTGATCTCAAACCAAGTAGACTCTGTTTAGAAACGCTAAAAAAGTGTTTCGTTATAAATACGGAAGGAACAAAACATCACTGCATCAGTCCAGAAACTACCAAGAAAACAGAAGGGCAATAAATAGGGAGTTTAGTCCAGTTTGCTCTTTTCTGTTTAAGTCCCACCAACATGCCGACTCTTCAACGCCCATTATTTCTAGTGCCATTAAATAGATTCAGAATATTGCGCCGTTCCATCCATTCATACATTCACTATCTGGCTGAGTAACCTGGAGAGGCCTCCTCCCTCTGGTCAGTCATTCATCTGATCATCTGAAGGCCACGGTGAAAGGAAGACCAGAGACCAGCTGACGGTAGGACAAGTAGAAACCAGATTCTCCTTCGAATCAAAATCTCCTTTAGTAAATAAAACCTGGTGGCAACGGCAGCACTTACTGAGGTCAGAATGCTAGGACTACATTTCTGCTTTGACATAGTGGACATTCCTATCACTTAGTAAATTAGTGAGGGCATAGTAGGCACTCCATTAACGCTAATTAAGGTGCACTGCACAGCCTATCATTTCCATGGAGTTTTCTTTAATGGGTTCTCCTTGCTCATCGCCCTGGAGACTGTGAGTTCTTTTCATTTGATACATTCAGTTTTGTCATTTATCTTCCACAGAAGTTCATGCCAATAAAGAGACCACATTCTTatgtcttaggaaaaaaaattaagcaaggGACCATCTCCAAACTCTCACCTGGGGTGTAAAATTATAATATAAGCCCACAGTGTAACAGTGTATTGCTTCATCAAAGGTGGTGGAAAAACTATAGGACTCTAAATGCAGGAGCAATTATTAAAACAGCAGAACATAAAACAAGCAACTGGAGTCATTTTCTTACAAAGACTCAACTTGTGGAAGAAAAACTTTAATTGCCATTGCATAAAACACCTGTATGAAGTAGAAATTGGTTTTGAGTAACATTAGTAGAGAATATGCCCTAGAAAGTGGAGGTGCCTGGATGTAAAAACTCTGGCAGCAATTTAATAGAACAGTCACAGATGTCAGCTGAGGCCGCATCTAATGGGGACGAAAGCCTTGTCTGTGGGGAATTTTGGATGATGCCTGCAGAAATATTACACTGTGCATAAACCAAATTGTATCATTTTCACAAGTGTCGTAAAGATTCATACAGTCAAAGGTCTTTTCTACATGCACTTCAGTTCCACAGCAAGAGTGGCATAGAACACCTAAACACAGAAGAGAGCATTCATGCAAGATACCTAACTCCTTGATATAATAATGCATACACTTCAAAATGATTGCACTATCATTACACCTAGGGCTTTCTGCAACTACGAGGTGGTGGTCATGGTCAGCATGGCCCTCAGGATCAGCATCTAGAAAGCAGCCACCACCTCCTGTGTGTCTTCTCTTTTTgcgttttttcttcttcatttttcctaatcaactctgctgttgttgctgtttcttAGCAAAACTGGTAAAAACAAAATTGTAATCGTTGAACATAGCACTCTGGCAATCAAGACGTTTAAAGCCGTCAATCTTCTGGGGCGAAGAAAGCACTGTGCGACATTTAGAACTCTGGGGAAAAGTTGAAACAAGCATTAGTACTTCTCACCACTAGAATATTTTCAGACATAACAGTAATGCCATGAATAGATGACTTTCTTAAAACTATGCATTTAAAAAGATTGATATTTCAAGTGTTTGTGTGTCCATGCCCCTGTGAGCCACTCGCCCACCGCGCTGCTGAGAGAAAGCCAAGTGCTCTGAACAGATGAGCTCTCTCCACCCAAACCACAGCATTTTATAGcatcctcttttttgtttttgtttttgttttttttttttttttgcattttgtttgttttccgcaTAGGTGGGGAAGCAGGGTTGTCTGTCAACAGGGAGGGAGTGTCAGCAGCACAGGCGCTCGCTCACTAGCCTGGTGCCCCTCCCCCGATGACTAAAAACCTAAAGAAGCATTTTAGGTTTCTCTGCCCAGCCCAGGCTgggaagtgcttgcctagcatacacaagacCTTGAAGACCTTGGatagccgagagagagagagagagagagagagagagagagagagagagagagacagagagagagagagagagagagagagagagagagagagagagagacagagagagacagagagagacagagagacagagagagacagagacagagagacaacaaAACACAAGTCaaggtacctgattaacaaacaAGGTGGTCACAAATTTTCCTGGCTTGAAGACTTCCACAACTTTCCTGATCAGGTCGTCATAGGAGGTCTGACTTAGGTTTGTTTCAAAGCTAACATAAGAAAATTCTGGTTCTGGAGTGATGTGAATAGTCCAATATGTTCCCTTTGAGAAAAGTTATTAACAGAAAGTTAATATTAAACAAAAGTTGTTATTAACAGAAAGGAGAAGatacagatattaaaatattcaGGCTAACAGCTACTCACATCCGATTTCATTCCATTCATCGAGTAGCCACAAGGATTGAACAGTGTGGCATCAATGACAGAACCTGGTATCAGGTCACGAATTCCACTCTCACGAGTGACATCCTTTGCAGTAACACCATCTTTCATGTAGAACTGGTCCATAACTGCTGGGTCAAGCTCACTCATCAGAATTTCCAGTGTTTGATCTGGCTGACTGATTACTCGGCTCTCTGGGAAATCCAAAGTATACAAGTACCTATGTAGAAGTAAAACAAGTTTTACCTCAGAACGACAggttacagagaaacccagtcttaaaACCACTATTAGCCTATAGTGGGAAGGGGGTGCTTCATGAGCCCCCAATCTTAACAGGAAAGACAGGGAAAGCCGGGCAtggcagtgcacgcctttaatcccagcattcgggaggcagaggcaggcggatttccaggacagctagggctatactcGAAAaaccaagggggctggagagatggctcagaggttaagagcgccaactgctcttctgacggtcgtgagttcaaatcccagcaaccacatgatggctcacaaccatccgtaatgagatctgatgccctcttctggggtgtatgaagacagctacagtgtacttacatataataaataagtaaataaatcttaaaaaaaaaaaaaaaaaaaaaagacaaggacaaCTA encodes:
- the Amd1 gene encoding S-adenosylmethionine decarboxylase proenzyme 1, translating into MEAAHFFEGTEKLLEVWFSRQQSDASQGSGDLRTIPRSEWDVLLKDVQCSIISVTKTDKQEAYVLSESSMFVSKRRFILKTCGTTLLLKALVPLLKLARDYSGFDSIQSFFYSRKNFMKPSHQGYPHRNFQEEIEFLNAIFPNGAAYCMGRMNSDCWYLYTLDFPESRVISQPDQTLEILMSELDPAVMDQFYMKDGVTAKDVTRESGIRDLIPGSVIDATLFNPCGYSMNGMKSDGTYWTIHITPEPEFSYVSFETNLSQTSYDDLIRKVVEVFKPGKFVTTLFVNQSSKCRTVLSSPQKIDGFKRLDCQSAMFNDYNFVFTSFAKKQQQQQS